In Deinococcus sp. QL22, the following are encoded in one genomic region:
- a CDS encoding sporulation protein yields MGFLKKMMASVGVGAAKVDAQLRDRAVRIGDPLTGVVVVKGGAVEQTIERINLGIATRYRHDDSYVNHTLFTQPITGSFSVRPGDTQEFPFSVVIPAGTPLTLPGTSVWLVTDADIAGASDPSDNDQLTILPSAGMETLISAAQRLGFSLAKSEVEYSHGRIAQELSFRPPHGQYKLTELELMMFPNGDGLDVILEVDRRATGVASLFTSEFESKDRWNVPGHLLRQGPDAVAHELEGRIKRLS; encoded by the coding sequence ATGGGATTCCTGAAGAAGATGATGGCGTCGGTGGGTGTGGGTGCAGCAAAAGTGGATGCACAGTTGCGTGACCGGGCGGTGCGGATCGGTGATCCCCTGACCGGCGTGGTGGTTGTGAAAGGCGGCGCGGTGGAGCAGACCATCGAGCGGATCAACTTGGGCATCGCCACCCGCTACCGTCACGACGATTCCTACGTGAACCACACACTGTTTACCCAGCCGATCACGGGCAGTTTTTCTGTTCGCCCCGGCGACACGCAGGAATTTCCCTTCAGTGTGGTCATTCCGGCAGGCACGCCCCTGACCCTCCCCGGCACGTCGGTCTGGCTGGTCACCGACGCCGATATTGCCGGAGCTTCCGACCCCAGCGACAACGATCAACTGACCATCTTGCCCAGCGCAGGCATGGAAACCCTGATCAGCGCGGCGCAGCGCCTCGGCTTTAGCCTGGCCAAAAGCGAAGTCGAGTATTCTCACGGGCGCATTGCACAGGAACTCAGCTTCCGGCCCCCGCATGGGCAGTACAAGCTGACCGAACTGGAACTGATGATGTTCCCCAACGGTGACGGCCTGGACGTGATCCTGGAAGTAGACCGCCGCGCGACGGGGGTGGCCAGCCTGTTTACCAGCGAATTCGAGAGCAAAGATCGCTGGAACGTGCCGGGTCATTTGCTGCGCCAAGGGCCGGATGCTGTAGCCCACGAGCTAGAGGGCCGAATCAAGCGCCTGAGCTGA
- the rplT gene encoding 50S ribosomal protein L20 has protein sequence MPRVKTGTVRRRRHKKVLKRAKGFWGTRSKTYRNAFQTLLNAATYEFRDRRNKKRDFRRLWIQRINAGARLHGMKYSHFINGLKLAGIDLNRKVLADIAAREPTAFKALVEASQAARNK, from the coding sequence TTGCCACGCGTCAAGACCGGTACTGTTCGCCGCCGCCGCCATAAAAAGGTGCTCAAGCGGGCCAAGGGGTTCTGGGGCACCCGCTCCAAGACCTACCGTAACGCCTTCCAAACGCTGCTGAACGCCGCAACTTACGAGTTCCGCGATCGCCGCAACAAGAAGCGCGACTTCCGCCGCCTGTGGATTCAGCGCATCAACGCAGGCGCACGTCTGCACGGCATGAAGTACTCGCACTTCATCAACGGCCTGAAATTGGCCGGAATCGACCTGAACCGCAAGGTGCTGGCCGACATCGCCGCCCGCGAACCCACCGCCTTCAAAGCGCTGGTCGAAGCGTCGCAGGCTGCCCGCAACAAGTAA
- the ppgK gene encoding polyphosphate--glucose phosphotransferase: MAVILGIDIGGSGIKGAPVDTATGKLTAERHRIATPEGARPDDVKAVVAELVKHFGHKGAVGVTFPGIVQHGVTLSAANVDKGWIGLDADKLFTEATGQNVTLINDADAAGLAEAKFGAGAGVAGTVLVLTFGTGIGSALIHDGVLVPNTELGHLWLRDKHAETWASDRARERDDLNWKQWAARVSKYLQHLELLFSPDLFIIGGGVSKKAEKWESALVLERSKFAPAALLNDAGIVGAAMIAESRMDVKS; encoded by the coding sequence ATGGCGGTCATCCTCGGCATCGATATCGGCGGAAGCGGCATCAAAGGCGCTCCAGTAGACACGGCAACTGGCAAACTGACGGCGGAGCGGCACCGGATTGCCACACCCGAAGGCGCACGCCCGGACGACGTGAAGGCGGTGGTGGCCGAACTGGTCAAGCACTTTGGGCACAAGGGCGCGGTGGGCGTGACCTTTCCCGGCATCGTGCAGCACGGCGTTACTCTCAGTGCGGCCAACGTAGACAAAGGCTGGATCGGGCTGGACGCCGATAAGCTCTTTACCGAAGCCACCGGCCAGAACGTGACCCTGATCAACGATGCCGACGCCGCAGGTTTGGCCGAGGCCAAATTCGGCGCGGGAGCAGGTGTGGCGGGCACAGTATTGGTGCTGACCTTCGGCACGGGCATCGGCAGCGCCCTGATTCATGACGGTGTTTTGGTGCCGAACACGGAACTGGGTCACCTGTGGTTGCGCGACAAGCACGCCGAAACGTGGGCCTCTGACCGCGCCCGCGAACGCGACGACCTGAACTGGAAGCAGTGGGCGGCGCGGGTCAGTAAATATCTGCAACATCTGGAACTGCTGTTTTCGCCTGACCTGTTTATCATCGGCGGCGGCGTGAGCAAAAAGGCCGAAAAATGGGAATCGGCGCTGGTATTGGAGCGCAGCAAATTTGCACCCGCCGCTCTGCTGAACGACGCCGGAATCGTCGGCGCGGCCATGATTGCCGAGAGCCGCATGGATGTCAAATCTTAA
- a CDS encoding DUF3084 domain-containing protein, which translates to MLWLFLPFVVILSGVVAYAADTIAKKAGRKHLRWFGLRPKTTALIVAVLSGMGISAASLAAFLVLNSSAINTIAQADQLRPQLDALKTEILGVQNDLKTAQSGRDTAQREADALREQQQAALTDLQAARSNLKDARTAQQRLQTEAAALQDKVEALTTLRTDLEARAALSRTLLTASEAAFASSQARAEALDSQVVDLNTRSALAEQEAQLAQNRAATAQIQTEEAQQQAEQAQAQADAAQVQATAAQAQAKAAQGQARVARAQVLAVAAQVQQAQAQVRQAQARVQQAGAQAKAAQAKAQQAQAQVEQTRSLAAQLGGQVRQLEADRAAATKERDAAVTARTQAETQRDATQRESARLIGERDRIANERDRVAQERNRAAAELTKAAQERQQATAERDRVRAEVTTLRTQQKQLLTANEVLSKDLATARATLGQLQDEYSSARTELSASRNTDLAFPRNDLVYAGVVPGVRNLDAFLQAAATAAQSRGAKGTPAARLNAAARTALETKLRGLNASTFVQCRAASNTVTGFPVDLTCDARPNSVLYRSGEGIRRVNLTLSADTRTLQAQISEAVQDVVLDLTTRGVPSEYINNLGLDVNEFVDLITRLNAKTGPTATLTIAARDDVRPGSRVDLYAIVP; encoded by the coding sequence ATGCTGTGGCTGTTTTTGCCCTTTGTGGTGATCTTGTCGGGCGTGGTGGCCTACGCCGCCGACACCATTGCCAAAAAAGCCGGACGCAAGCATCTGCGCTGGTTCGGGTTGCGGCCCAAAACCACGGCGCTGATTGTGGCCGTACTGTCGGGCATGGGCATCAGCGCGGCCAGTCTCGCGGCGTTTCTGGTGCTCAATTCCAGCGCCATCAATACCATTGCTCAGGCCGACCAACTGCGCCCGCAACTGGACGCCCTGAAAACCGAGATTCTGGGCGTCCAGAACGACCTGAAAACGGCCCAGAGTGGCCGCGACACGGCCCAGCGCGAGGCCGATGCGTTGCGCGAGCAGCAGCAGGCCGCGCTGACCGATCTTCAGGCCGCCCGCAGCAACCTTAAAGATGCACGCACCGCCCAGCAACGCCTTCAGACGGAAGCTGCCGCCTTGCAGGACAAGGTAGAGGCGCTGACTACCCTGCGAACCGACTTGGAAGCCCGCGCCGCGCTCTCCCGCACGCTGCTCACGGCGTCCGAGGCAGCGTTTGCTTCCAGTCAGGCCCGCGCAGAAGCGCTGGACAGCCAAGTGGTAGACCTGAATACTCGCTCGGCGCTGGCAGAACAGGAAGCGCAGTTGGCCCAGAACCGCGCCGCCACTGCCCAGATTCAGACTGAGGAGGCGCAGCAACAAGCAGAGCAGGCGCAGGCGCAGGCCGACGCTGCACAGGTTCAGGCGACAGCGGCTCAGGCCCAGGCCAAAGCCGCGCAGGGACAGGCGCGGGTGGCACGGGCGCAGGTCTTGGCGGTGGCCGCACAGGTGCAGCAGGCTCAGGCGCAGGTGCGCCAAGCTCAGGCCAGAGTGCAGCAGGCCGGAGCCCAGGCCAAAGCCGCGCAGGCCAAGGCGCAGCAGGCTCAGGCTCAGGTAGAACAGACCCGCAGCCTCGCCGCACAGTTGGGGGGACAGGTGCGCCAACTGGAAGCCGACCGCGCCGCCGCCACCAAAGAGCGCGACGCCGCCGTGACCGCCCGCACGCAGGCCGAAACCCAGCGCGACGCCACCCAACGCGAGAGTGCCCGCCTGATCGGCGAGCGAGACCGCATTGCCAACGAGCGTGACCGAGTGGCACAGGAGCGCAACCGCGCCGCCGCAGAACTGACCAAGGCCGCCCAGGAACGCCAGCAGGCCACAGCCGAACGTGACCGCGTGCGGGCCGAAGTGACCACGCTCCGCACCCAGCAAAAACAACTGCTCACGGCCAACGAAGTCCTGTCTAAAGATCTGGCGACGGCCCGTGCCACGCTGGGACAACTGCAAGATGAATACTCCAGCGCCCGCACAGAACTGAGCGCCAGCCGGAACACCGACCTCGCTTTTCCGCGCAACGATCTGGTGTATGCGGGCGTGGTGCCGGGCGTGCGAAACCTGGACGCCTTTTTGCAGGCCGCCGCCACTGCTGCCCAGAGCCGGGGCGCAAAAGGCACGCCCGCCGCCCGCCTGAATGCTGCCGCCCGCACCGCACTGGAAACCAAATTGCGCGGCCTGAACGCCAGCACCTTCGTGCAGTGCCGCGCTGCCAGCAACACCGTGACGGGCTTTCCGGTAGACCTGACCTGCGACGCCCGCCCCAACAGCGTGCTGTACCGCAGCGGCGAAGGCATCCGGCGCGTGAACCTGACTCTCAGCGCCGATACCCGCACTCTTCAGGCCCAGATCAGTGAGGCCGTGCAGGACGTGGTACTCGACCTGACCACACGCGGCGTGCCCAGTGAATACATCAACAATCTGGGGCTGGACGTGAACGAGTTCGTAGACCTGATCACGCGCCTGAACGCCAAAACTGGCCCCACTGCCACCCTGACTATTGCCGCCCGCGACGACGTGCGCCCCGGCAGCCGGGTGGATTTGTACGCGATTGTGCCGTAG
- the rpmI gene encoding 50S ribosomal protein L35 — translation MPKMKTKKSATRRVKITGTGKVMAFKSGKRHQNTGKSGDTIRGKGKGFVLAKSEWARMKLALPKGK, via the coding sequence ATGCCTAAGATGAAGACCAAGAAAAGTGCCACCCGCCGCGTGAAAATCACGGGTACGGGCAAGGTCATGGCGTTCAAGAGCGGTAAACGCCACCAGAACACCGGCAAGAGCGGCGACACCATTCGCGGCAAGGGCAAGGGTTTCGTTCTCGCCAAGAGCGAGTGGGCACGCATGAAGCTCGCGCTGCCGAAGGGGAAGTGA
- a CDS encoding TerC family protein: MEFLYELWLGKPAWMWLVFMTLVVSLLAFDLGVLGKRREKKAVAKGAEHPQEISISASLKLSVFYIGVALLFGAWVWYALGAQSGMAYLTAFAVEKALALDNVFVISVIFGALAIPRHLQHRVLFWGILGVIVLRGIMIGLGTALVTQFDWIMWIFGAFLLLTGIKLLFTKESESETPDLSNHFMVRVLRRFVPISPKLDGQKFLTRLPDATGRVRLHATPLLLALLIVEAADVIFAVDSIPAVFAITQDPFLVYTSNIFAILGLRALYFALAALVHRFEALKPALALVLVFIGGKIFYTQFFGKMDPAVSLAVTISILVGGILVSLWKTRGEGPKTAV; the protein is encoded by the coding sequence ATGGAATTCTTATATGAACTGTGGTTGGGCAAGCCCGCGTGGATGTGGCTGGTCTTTATGACGTTGGTGGTTTCTCTGCTGGCCTTCGACCTCGGTGTGCTGGGCAAACGCCGCGAAAAGAAAGCAGTAGCAAAGGGCGCAGAGCATCCGCAGGAAATCAGCATCAGCGCCAGCCTGAAGCTCAGCGTGTTTTACATCGGTGTGGCACTCCTGTTCGGCGCTTGGGTCTGGTACGCGCTGGGCGCACAAAGTGGCATGGCCTACCTGACCGCGTTCGCCGTAGAAAAGGCGCTGGCCCTCGACAACGTCTTCGTCATCAGCGTCATTTTCGGGGCGCTCGCCATTCCGCGTCACCTGCAACACCGCGTCCTCTTCTGGGGCATCCTCGGCGTTATCGTGCTGCGCGGCATCATGATCGGTCTGGGCACGGCACTCGTCACGCAATTCGACTGGATCATGTGGATTTTCGGCGCATTCCTGCTTCTCACGGGCATCAAACTCCTGTTCACCAAAGAGAGCGAATCGGAAACGCCTGACCTCTCCAATCACTTCATGGTGCGCGTGCTGCGGCGCTTCGTGCCCATCAGCCCCAAGCTGGACGGCCAGAAGTTCCTGACGCGCCTGCCCGACGCGACTGGCCGTGTGCGCCTTCACGCCACGCCGCTGCTGCTGGCCCTCCTGATCGTGGAAGCCGCCGACGTGATCTTCGCGGTGGATTCCATTCCCGCCGTGTTCGCCATCACCCAAGACCCGTTCCTCGTGTACACCAGTAACATTTTCGCCATCCTCGGCCTGCGGGCGCTGTACTTCGCCCTCGCCGCCCTCGTGCACCGCTTCGAGGCGCTGAAGCCCGCGCTGGCGCTGGTTCTGGTGTTCATCGGCGGCAAAATCTTCTACACGCAGTTCTTCGGCAAGATGGATCCGGCCGTCAGCCTCGCCGTAACCATAAGCATTCTGGTGGGCGGCATTCTGGTCAGCCTCTGGAAGACTCGTGGAGAAGGGCCGAAAACGGCAGTCTGA
- a CDS encoding phosphopentomutase translates to MLLTIIVLDSVGVGDLPDAASFGDVGAHTLNHTLAAAPVHLPHLAGLGLGRIPTVQTGPQTIPADATVQGAFGRMREVSPGKDTSTGHWEFMGVQLEHAFQIFPEGFPPAVMDAFDAATGRGHLCNKPYSGTDVIRDYGEEHRRTGTPIVYTSGDSVFQIAAHEDVVPLETLYEWCLAAREILQGPYAVARVIARPFRGEHPFERAGEHRRDFSLLPPPTVLDSLKAAGQAVIGIGKIPDIYAHQGFTEEIHTDDNPDGIRKTLARMTQAAQDGTSGLIYTNLVDFDAKYGHRRDPAGYSACLADFDAALPEILATVPTDGALIIISDHGNDPTWRGTDHTREYGMLLTYRPGMGAVNLGERATFADVGATAAHALGAGWDGPGESFWNLIA, encoded by the coding sequence ATGCTCCTCACCATCATCGTTCTGGATTCCGTGGGCGTGGGTGACCTGCCTGATGCCGCCAGCTTTGGCGACGTGGGCGCACACACCCTGAACCACACGTTGGCCGCCGCGCCTGTCCATTTGCCCCATCTGGCCGGGCTGGGACTGGGCCGCATTCCCACTGTGCAAACTGGCCCGCAGACTATTCCCGCTGATGCAACCGTACAGGGCGCGTTTGGCCGGATGCGCGAGGTCAGCCCCGGCAAAGACACCAGTACCGGACACTGGGAATTTATGGGCGTGCAGTTGGAACACGCCTTCCAGATCTTCCCTGAAGGCTTTCCGCCTGCCGTGATGGACGCCTTCGACGCCGCCACAGGGCGCGGCCACCTGTGCAACAAGCCGTACAGCGGCACCGACGTGATCCGTGACTACGGCGAGGAACACCGCCGCACCGGGACTCCCATCGTGTACACCAGTGGCGACAGCGTATTTCAGATTGCCGCGCATGAAGACGTGGTGCCGCTGGAAACGCTGTATGAATGGTGCCTCGCCGCCCGTGAGATTTTGCAGGGGCCATATGCGGTGGCCCGCGTCATTGCGCGGCCTTTTCGGGGCGAGCATCCCTTCGAGCGGGCAGGCGAACACCGCCGCGATTTCAGTCTGTTGCCGCCGCCCACTGTGCTAGACAGCCTGAAGGCCGCTGGGCAGGCCGTGATCGGCATCGGTAAAATCCCCGACATCTACGCGCATCAGGGCTTTACCGAAGAGATTCATACCGACGACAACCCGGACGGAATTCGCAAAACGTTGGCCCGCATGACGCAGGCCGCGCAGGACGGCACTTCTGGCTTGATCTACACCAATCTGGTGGACTTCGACGCCAAATACGGCCACCGCCGCGACCCCGCCGGATACAGTGCATGTCTGGCCGATTTCGACGCTGCGCTGCCCGAAATTCTGGCTACCGTACCCACTGACGGCGCACTGATCATCATTTCTGATCACGGGAATGACCCCACTTGGCGCGGCACCGACCACACCCGCGAATACGGGATGCTGCTGACCTACCGCCCCGGCATGGGGGCCGTGAATCTGGGCGAGCGGGCCACCTTTGCCGATGTGGGGGCCACCGCCGCACACGCGCTGGGCGCAGGCTGGGACGGGCCGGGTGAGAGCTTTTGGAATCTGATCGCATAA
- a CDS encoding M42 family metallopeptidase produces the protein MPTTQLRLELLHQLSDLNGVPGNEEAVRDLVLRELEGLVDDVRVDALGNIIATRAGRKAKKSDGERQRVMLSAHMDEIGFLVRFVDDRGFVRVQALGGFDTRNLFARNVTVNTRGGALPGILTPGGKPVHIASAEERKKIPEIKEFFVDLGLDADEVKRRVRIGDMVTLDQTARQVGKLTVGKAMDDRASVFMQLEVLRQFRDKRPRHDLVAVFSVQEEVGLRGAVVAAYGIEPTLGIGLDVTLAVDTPGVAPEEAVTRLGDGIGIKVFDSTMISTRWLVDELVDLAEREGIRYQLEVLALGGTDGAAIQKSRAGVPSVTLSLPTRYIHTIVEAVHEDDLRAGIDLLVAYLG, from the coding sequence GTGCCTACAACCCAATTGCGGCTGGAACTTTTGCATCAGCTTTCTGACTTGAACGGCGTGCCCGGCAACGAGGAAGCCGTGCGCGACCTCGTGCTGCGCGAACTGGAAGGGCTGGTCGACGACGTGCGCGTGGACGCTCTGGGCAACATCATTGCCACCCGCGCCGGACGCAAAGCCAAAAAGTCGGACGGCGAACGCCAACGCGTGATGCTCAGCGCCCACATGGATGAAATCGGCTTCTTGGTGCGCTTCGTGGATGACCGGGGCTTTGTGCGTGTGCAGGCCCTCGGCGGCTTCGATACCCGCAACCTGTTTGCCCGCAACGTGACCGTGAATACGCGGGGCGGCGCATTGCCCGGCATTCTGACGCCCGGCGGCAAGCCCGTGCATATCGCCAGTGCGGAGGAGCGCAAGAAGATTCCGGAAATCAAGGAATTCTTTGTGGACTTGGGCCTGGACGCCGATGAGGTGAAACGGCGCGTGCGAATTGGCGACATGGTGACGCTGGATCAGACGGCGCGGCAGGTGGGCAAACTGACGGTGGGCAAGGCGATGGATGACCGAGCCAGCGTGTTTATGCAACTGGAAGTGCTGCGCCAGTTCCGAGACAAACGCCCCCGCCACGATCTGGTGGCCGTGTTCAGCGTGCAGGAGGAGGTGGGTCTGCGCGGAGCAGTGGTGGCCGCCTACGGCATAGAGCCGACGCTGGGCATCGGGCTGGACGTGACGTTGGCCGTAGACACGCCTGGAGTCGCCCCCGAAGAAGCCGTGACCCGCCTAGGCGACGGCATCGGCATCAAGGTCTTCGATTCCACCATGATCTCGACCCGCTGGCTGGTAGACGAGCTGGTGGATTTGGCCGAGCGCGAGGGCATCCGTTACCAACTGGAAGTGCTAGCGCTGGGCGGCACAGACGGCGCGGCCATCCAGAAATCGCGGGCGGGCGTGCCCAGCGTGACCCTCAGCCTGCCTACCCGCTACATTCATACCATCGTCGAGGCCGTGCATGAGGATGACTTGCGGGCGGGAATAGACTTGCTGGTGGCTTACTTGGGCTGA
- the rpmE gene encoding 50S ribosomal protein L31, translated as MKKDIHPKAVPTKIIFQGKVIMETLSTKPEIHVDVWSGVHPFWTGEERFLDTEGRVDKFNKRFGDSYRLKKK; from the coding sequence ATGAAGAAAGATATCCACCCCAAGGCCGTTCCTACCAAGATCATTTTTCAGGGCAAAGTCATTATGGAAACCCTGTCCACCAAGCCCGAAATCCACGTAGACGTGTGGAGCGGCGTGCACCCCTTCTGGACGGGCGAAGAGCGTTTCCTTGACACCGAAGGCCGCGTCGACAAGTTCAACAAGCGCTTCGGCGACAGCTACCGCCTCAAGAAGAAGTAA
- the lptB gene encoding LPS export ABC transporter ATP-binding protein translates to MTLPASFPPAVPDAAPANPFAGLGRPELVASGLSKSYGRRAVVRGVDFRVRPGEIVALFGPNGAGKTTTFYMLVGFIRPGGGSITLGERDVTRLPMHERARLGLGYLPQEPSAFRKLTARDNLLAILEYGPLPRAEQEARADSLLAEFGLTHLAGSFAYQLSGGERRRLELARALTTDPDYLLLDEPFTGVDPKSIREIQRLIRELRDRRGIGVFITDHNVRETIALTDRVYLMFDGEVKFEGTPQEFAQDEDARRHYLGDDFEL, encoded by the coding sequence GTGACGCTGCCCGCATCTTTCCCCCCCGCCGTGCCTGACGCCGCCCCTGCCAATCCTTTCGCTGGATTGGGACGGCCCGAGTTGGTGGCTTCGGGGTTGTCCAAAAGTTATGGACGGCGGGCGGTGGTGCGGGGCGTGGATTTCCGGGTGCGGCCCGGCGAAATCGTGGCACTGTTTGGCCCCAACGGAGCGGGTAAGACCACCACGTTCTATATGCTGGTGGGCTTTATTCGGCCCGGCGGCGGCAGCATCACCCTCGGAGAACGTGACGTGACGCGCCTGCCTATGCACGAGCGGGCGCGGTTGGGCCTCGGCTATCTGCCGCAGGAACCCAGTGCCTTTCGCAAGCTGACGGCCCGCGATAATTTATTGGCCATCCTGGAATATGGCCCGCTGCCCCGCGCCGAGCAGGAAGCCCGCGCCGACTCGCTGCTGGCCGAATTTGGCCTGACACACTTGGCAGGCAGCTTCGCTTACCAGCTTTCGGGCGGCGAGCGGCGGCGGCTAGAACTGGCCCGTGCCCTCACCACCGACCCCGATTACCTGCTGCTGGACGAACCCTTTACGGGCGTAGATCCCAAAAGCATCCGCGAGATTCAGCGCCTGATTCGGGAACTGCGTGACCGCCGGGGCATCGGCGTGTTCATTACTGACCACAACGTGCGCGAAACCATTGCCCTGACCGACCGGGTGTACCTGATGTTCGATGGTGAAGTGAAGTTCGAAGGCACGCCGCAGGAATTCGCGCAAGACGAAGACGCCCGCCGCCACTACCTCGGCGACGATTTCGAGCTGTAA
- a CDS encoding amidohydrolase family protein, producing MSDLAAADAVHTPELLTCDILYTGMGGAQSPGGVVVSGGIVAATGHPDTLRGNFPHARERRAGSVIAPPPVNAHTHLDMSAYDFQALPYFRWIPEVAMGQREKRGLAGALAGADILTRLGVGAVGDIVWSHGQDLLAPLLARTDLSGVLYYEVLSPFPDRADEVFQATRQVIETHRKLERPGGSRLGLSPHTPFTVSHRLMRLLADYAEGEGIPLQIHVAEHPAEVELFRTGGGPIWDSMTRFPYPATFAEVIGRAPESDLTPVRYLDELGVLAARPTLVHMVNVTPDDMARTARAGCAVVTCPRSNTHLECGVFPWSAFAAAGVEIALGTDSVASGGSLDVRDDVAFARTLYPHLDPRLIVRAAVKGGHRITGTPMPFIRRGELWQGSFIWP from the coding sequence ATGTCTGATCTTGCCGCCGCTGATGCTGTCCACACGCCCGAACTCCTGACCTGCGACATCCTGTATACGGGCATGGGCGGCGCACAGTCACCGGGCGGCGTGGTGGTGTCAGGCGGGATCGTGGCGGCGACGGGCCATCCCGACACCCTGCGCGGCAACTTTCCACACGCCCGCGAGCGCCGCGCCGGAAGCGTGATTGCGCCGCCGCCCGTGAATGCCCATACGCACCTCGATATGAGCGCGTATGACTTCCAGGCTCTGCCGTACTTTCGCTGGATTCCTGAAGTGGCGATGGGCCAGCGAGAAAAACGCGGTTTGGCAGGCGCTCTGGCTGGAGCCGACATCCTGACCCGTTTGGGTGTTGGCGCGGTGGGTGACATCGTGTGGTCGCATGGACAAGATCTGTTGGCCCCGTTGCTGGCCCGCACCGACCTGTCCGGCGTCCTGTATTACGAGGTTCTCAGCCCCTTTCCAGACCGGGCCGACGAAGTATTTCAGGCGACGAGGCAGGTCATAGAAACCCACCGCAAGCTGGAGCGTCCCGGTGGCTCCCGCCTCGGCTTGTCGCCCCATACGCCGTTTACGGTCAGCCACCGTCTGATGCGCTTGCTGGCCGACTATGCGGAGGGCGAGGGGATTCCGCTGCAGATCCATGTGGCCGAACACCCCGCCGAAGTGGAATTGTTCCGCACGGGCGGCGGCCCCATCTGGGACAGCATGACCCGCTTTCCCTACCCCGCTACATTTGCCGAGGTGATCGGACGCGCCCCCGAATCCGACCTGACGCCCGTGCGCTACCTCGATGAACTCGGCGTGTTGGCCGCCCGCCCCACGCTGGTGCATATGGTGAACGTGACACCCGACGATATGGCCCGCACCGCCCGCGCAGGCTGCGCCGTGGTTACCTGCCCGCGCAGCAATACCCACCTAGAATGCGGGGTGTTTCCGTGGTCAGCGTTTGCGGCGGCAGGGGTAGAAATCGCCCTCGGCACCGATTCCGTCGCCAGCGGCGGCAGCCTCGACGTGCGCGACGATGTGGCGTTTGCCCGCACTCTGTATCCCCACCTCGACCCACGCCTGATCGTGCGTGCTGCCGTGAAAGGCGGCCACCGCATTACCGGAACGCCGATGCCCTTTATTCGGCGGGGGGAGCTGTGGCAGGGCAGTTTCATCTGGCCTTGA